The Streptomyces sp. cg36 genomic interval ATGGATTCTCATCCCCGCGTGGATAGGAAGCTCAGCCATGCCCGGACCGGTCGGCACCATCAGCATCCCGGCGTGGGCCTGGGAGCAGGCCCCCGTCCGGCAGGCGCTCCGACGCAGAGACATCGCCTCGGTGTTCATGCACGCCCAGCAGTACTCGGGAGTCAGCCAGGCCCGGATCGCGATGGCTGTCGGCATGACGCAGAGCCGTGTCAACGAAATCATCAACCGGCGCCGAGAGGTCTCCCGGCTTGACGTCTACGAGCGGATCGCCGACGGCCTCGGCATGCCCGACGACGCCCGCCACCTCCTCGGTCTCGCGGCCAGCAGAGAGGCGCGCTCCGGCAACGCGGCCTTCGACCTGGCCGCGTTCCCCGAAGTCGTCCGCGTCTACGCCTCGCAGGCATCTGCACGCGAAGAGATCCAGCAGCAAGCCCGCGCTGCCCAGGAACTCGACGTCCTGGCCGTTCGCGGGCTCGGCCTCATCGGCCTCAACGACTCCCTGCTCCGCGCCTGCCTGCCGCGTGAGCAGGGCGGACAGGGCCTACGGGTCCGGCTGCTGCTCCTCGACCCCGAGTCCCCGGCACTCGCCCAACGGGCCGCCGAGATCGGCGAGTCAGCCGAGTCGCTCGCCAGCGGCGTGCGCCTGGCCGAAGGCAGGTTGCGCGAACTCGCCGGCACCTGCGATGTGCAGGTGTACCGCTACCGGATGCTGCCGACGTGGCGGGTCATCCGCATCGACTCCACCATGTTCGTCGGCGCCTTCGACGCAGGCTGGGAGGGGCACGAGTCGGCGTGCTACAAGGTGATGGAGACTCCGCACGGGCCCCTCTTCCGGGGGTTCCGGCGGATGGTCCAGGCGATCGTCGACGGAGCCGAACGTACGGTCTGAGAAAGGGGATCGCCCGTGATCGAGGCGGAACTGAAAGCGCGGGTCCACGAGCCCGAGGCGGTGCTGCGCCGTCTCGACGAGTGGGCCGTCGGCCGTGCCGAGGTGTACCAGGACACCTATTACGACACCCCGGACGGCGCGTTGGAGGTGCGGGACGCGGAACTCCGCGTGCGTACCGTGCACGGTCAGGACGAGACGCGGACGGTTCTGACGTACAAGGGCGCGCGCGTGGACGAGGAGACCGGCTCCAAGCCCGAGCACGAGAGCCGGGTCGAGGATACCGAGGCGGTCCACGCGGTGCTGCGCGGGCTCGGGTACGTCCCCGTGATCGCGTTCGAGAAGCGGTGCCGGAACTACGACTTCGAAGCGCACGGGCGCAAGATGCTGGCGACGCTGGTCAGGGTGCCGGAGATCGACGGGACGTTCATCGAGGTGGAGACCCTGGTCGCCGAGGACGAGTTGGCGGCGGCCCTCGACGATGTGCGCGCAGTGTTCACAGACCTGGGGATCGCTGGCGA includes:
- a CDS encoding helix-turn-helix domain-containing protein codes for the protein MPGPVGTISIPAWAWEQAPVRQALRRRDIASVFMHAQQYSGVSQARIAMAVGMTQSRVNEIINRRREVSRLDVYERIADGLGMPDDARHLLGLAASREARSGNAAFDLAAFPEVVRVYASQASAREEIQQQARAAQELDVLAVRGLGLIGLNDSLLRACLPREQGGQGLRVRLLLLDPESPALAQRAAEIGESAESLASGVRLAEGRLRELAGTCDVQVYRYRMLPTWRVIRIDSTMFVGAFDAGWEGHESACYKVMETPHGPLFRGFRRMVQAIVDGAERTV
- the cyaB gene encoding class IV adenylate cyclase — translated: MIEAELKARVHEPEAVLRRLDEWAVGRAEVYQDTYYDTPDGALEVRDAELRVRTVHGQDETRTVLTYKGARVDEETGSKPEHESRVEDTEAVHAVLRGLGYVPVIAFEKRCRNYDFEAHGRKMLATLVRVPEIDGTFIEVETLVAEDELAAALDDVRAVFTDLGIAGEDVTRELYTDAVRARRAA